Genomic window (Armatimonadia bacterium):
CTTCTTCCCCTGGAACACCGAACGGGCAACGGTCGGCGAGCACCGCGTGCGTGTCATCGTTCGGAGCGAACTGGGCGAAGTCCTCGCCGAGGCGGAGGCGGCAGTCGTGGTCGCACCGCGTCCGTGAGATTGCGCCGCAACGGCACCTCACCCCTGCCTCCGGCATCCCATCTCCACGAGCGGCCTAACGACGCGCCGCTTTGGGCGAGGGGAAACGGAAACGGCAAAGGCGCCGCCCCGTGAGGACGCGGGCCAAGCCGTATGGGTACTACCCCATGGTCTTGGGCGTCAGCAACCAGCGCAGGACTCCGCAGCCGGGCTTCAGGCACTCGGACTCCACCCGTGCCAGGCCGCCCTTCCTCATCTCGACCGCCCCACCACCAATCAGCTCACCGACCATTCCGCTGAAGTCCGGCTCATGCCCGACCAGCATCACACGATCACCGGGCGAGCGTCCGTCGAGGAGCTTCGCGATGCCCGACAGTGATGCCCCGGAATCGAGCGCAGCGTCCACCACGACTTCGAGGCCCAGGACCTCAGCTACCACCTCAGCGGTCTGCCGGGCTCTCAGTAGCGGACTCGAGTAGATCGCGCTGAGGCCGAGCTCGTGGTCCTTGACCCAGCGCGCCACACGCTTCATCTCCTTGAGGCCCTGCTCGGACAGGGGCCGCTCTCCCTCCGGTACCGCATCGCCGTGGCGCAGAAAGAACGTCTCCATGGTGGACACCTCCCGATATGCCGACATCCCGCGCCCAGACTGCGGGTCTGCGACACTGACTGGTTCGCCGGCGCACGCCTGATTCCCTGTGGAGGGCGATAGGCCGGCGGAAGGATGTTGGTTGCGGTCAGGGGAACAGGGCGATGGTGAAGTATCCGCCGGACCTTTCGTGATAGGAACTTCCCAAGGGAGGCCCGACCATGTTCCGCGTTGCCTTGCTGCTTTGGCTCACACTCCTGATGACCGGCCTGGCCCTGGCTCAGGACACTCCGACACAGGAAGCGGGAGTTGCGATGGTGCAGGTCACTCCGGCCCTGAGCGACGAGGTGCTGCTGAACCCTCGCATGGGGCTCTACCTCCAGTATCCTCCCCTTACGGCGAAGCCCGAGGACTGGTTCATGAGGATCGCGGGCGTCGCCTACTACCGGATGGACTGGTCTGCGCTGAACCCGGAGGAGGGTGTCTACAAGTTCGACGAGTTCTTCGGCCCGCGCTTCGACTTCTGGGTGGCGCAGAACCACAAGCGCGTCGCCTTTCGGGTTATGTGCCAGAGCATGCACTCCGCCGCTGACTACGTGACGCCCAAGTGGGTCTTCGACAAGGGTGTCCCGGGAGTGCAGCACACGGCCCTTCGTGGGCAGACGCAGACGGACCCGGTGTTCTGGGACGAGCGCTACCTGGAGGTCCAGTGCGAGTTCATCCGCAAGCTCGGGGAGTACCTGGATGGCCGGGAAGGGCTGGAGTTCGTCGACATCG
Coding sequences:
- the sixA gene encoding phosphohistidine phosphatase SixA; the protein is METFFLRHGDAVPEGERPLSEQGLKEMKRVARWVKDHELGLSAIYSSPLLRARQTAEVVAEVLGLEVVVDAALDSGASLSGIAKLLDGRSPGDRVMLVGHEPDFSGMVGELIGGGAVEMRKGGLARVESECLKPGCGVLRWLLTPKTMG